The Vibrio tapetis subsp. tapetis genome segment GTAGGCAGCATCATGTCGATGTTAACGTCATCTGTCATTGCCGTTTATCTCAATACCGATTTAACGCTCATAGCCAGCTTACTCGGTAAATCGGTGACGACTCCAATTGCGATGGAAGTCTCTAGTAGCTTAGGTGGTGAGCCATCCATTGCCGCCATATTTGTATTAATTGTTGGTCTATTTGGGGCAATATTTGCGTATCCAATCTACAATTTGGTAGGTATTACGCACCCAATAGCGAAAGGATTAACCATGGGTACTGTTTCTCATGCGCTTGGAACCTCCACTTGCATAGAGAAAGATCCTAGAGATGCCGCTTTTAGTAGTTTGGCACTGGTACTTTGTGGGGTTATCACCTCTATTCTAGCCCCTGCATTTTTCTCATTGGTTGTTTGGCTAAGTAGCTAAGTTTCTACTTTGCGCCCATTCAATAGTGCGAGGGGTCACACATGTAATTGATTACATGTGTGACCCCTCTCAATTTATGTAACGAACATTATCGTTGCACTTACAAGCGTGATCATGATCACTGTTATTGTTTCTATTTGACCTAGAATGATACACATAACATAAAAGGATCACGTATGAACGAGCGTATTGAACAAGTACTAAGCAAAATGCCAGACAGCATTGCTGGCATTCTTAAAGTCATCATTAGCGAAATGAGCTACGACGCAACTATCTCTAAGTTGCAGTTTCAATCACTGTTAGATGCTTCTGGTCTAACCGATCAAGAGTTGCGACTCGCCCTACTTCCATTAGCTGCTACTTACGCCCATGTTCCTCTATCAGACTTTTATGTTGGCGCTATTGCTCGTGGGCTTTCTGGACGCTTGTATTTTGGCGCTAACGTTGAAATGGCTGGCGTTCAGTTAGGACAAACCGTACACGCCGAGCAAGCAGCGATTAGCCATGCATGGATGAAAGGTGAAGAAGGCCTTATTGATGTAACTGTCAACTTTAGCCCATGTGGTCACTGCCGCCAATTCATGAACGAACTGACAACAGCTAAAGACTTGATGATACAACTGCCAGAGCGCGAAGCTCTGTCTTTACATACCTATTTACCTGACTCATTTGGCCCTGCAGACCTTGGTGTAACGGAAGGCCTGATGACAAAAGTCGATAAAGGCATCACTAGTGAAAGTAATGATGAACTCATACAGCAAGCTGTAGCTGCATTGAATATGAGCCACTCACCTTACACCAAAAATCATAGTGGTGTTGCTATCCGTACTTCTGACGGTGCAATAGTTAAAGGCAGTTACGCGGAGAACGCCGCTTTTAACCCTAGCCTACCCCCGCTCCAAGTTGCCCTCGTTCAAGTTTTGTTAGCCGGTAACACTTTTGCAGATATTGAATCTGTGGCGCTAGTAGAAATGCTTGAAAGTTCAATGAGCCACTTGATTGATACTCAAGGGACTATGGAAGCGATTAGCCCAGATGTTCCGGTAGAATACATCGCTTATTAGTGCGCGCTAGTGGCGAACTATAGATCATCATTAAGGCTCTTTTTAGGGCCTTAATGATGAGTGTACGATCAACCATCACTCCATCGTCTTTTCAATTACTGCCTATTCAGCTTCTATTTGTTCAAAAGCTAAACAAGCTGAAATTTGTTGGCAAATAATTGTATCTATTCAGTAGCAAACGATTGCGTAATGATCGTTTTTCAGTATGATCCGCAGCAACTCAACAAATGAATAGGGTTCAAAATGTCTGTTACTCCAAAAAGTATTGGTACTGCTTTAGCTAAAGATGCTACTCGTGTTCTTTTACTCGGTTCTGGTGAGCTAGGTAAAGAGGTGGCGATTGAATGCCAACGCTTAGGTCTTGAAGTCATCGCAGCTGATCGTTACGAAAACGCACCAGCAATGCAAGTTGCTCACCGCTCATACGTGATTGACATGCTAGACGGCGAAGCCCTAACAAAGCTCATTGAAAAAGAACAACCAGACTACGTTGTACCTGAAATTGAAGCCATCGCGACCGATACGCTTGTTGCACTTGAAGCGAAAGGCCTCAATGTTGTGCCCACTGCGCACGCAAAAAAACTGACGATGAACCGCGAGGGGATCCGTCGCTTAGCCGCTGAAGAATTGGAAATTCCAACCTCACGCTACCGATTCGCCGACAGCCTAGAAGACTTT includes the following:
- a CDS encoding LrgB family protein, yielding MWLVITIAVFFFARAVSLKLKNPIMNPLVISVSIIICALLLLDIDFSTYYGETDYLSYLLQPAVVALAYPLYSQLPEIRTRWRIILLACGVGSIMSMLTSSVIAVYLNTDLTLIASLLGKSVTTPIAMEVSSSLGGEPSIAAIFVLIVGLFGAIFAYPIYNLVGITHPIAKGLTMGTVSHALGTSTCIEKDPRDAAFSSLALVLCGVITSILAPAFFSLVVWLSS
- the cdd gene encoding cytidine deaminase, yielding MNERIEQVLSKMPDSIAGILKVIISEMSYDATISKLQFQSLLDASGLTDQELRLALLPLAATYAHVPLSDFYVGAIARGLSGRLYFGANVEMAGVQLGQTVHAEQAAISHAWMKGEEGLIDVTVNFSPCGHCRQFMNELTTAKDLMIQLPEREALSLHTYLPDSFGPADLGVTEGLMTKVDKGITSESNDELIQQAVAALNMSHSPYTKNHSGVAIRTSDGAIVKGSYAENAAFNPSLPPLQVALVQVLLAGNTFADIESVALVEMLESSMSHLIDTQGTMEAISPDVPVEYIAY